A single Methanolobus sp. ZRKC5 DNA region contains:
- a CDS encoding TrpB-like pyridoxal phosphate-dependent enzyme — protein MDHTKILLDENEMPKQWYNILADLPVEPPLNPATNEPMDPKDLEPIFAKELIQQEISTQRYIDIPEEIREIYTLWRPSPLHRAHRLEKALGTPAKIYYKNESVSPAGSHKPNTAVAQAYYNMKEGTERITTETGAGQWGSALSLCCNYFDMECKVYMVSSSYYQKPYRKSLINLWGANVVPSPSNETQFGRKIREMYPDTSGSLGIAISEAIEEAALNDNTKYALGSVLNHTSLHQTVVGLETQAQFDKTEDYPDIVIGCCGGGSNLAGVALPYIRDNLAGKTNTRFIAVEPSACPTLTAGEFKYDFGDMAKMTPLLKMYTLGSEFIPPAIHAGGLRYHGVSPIISKIVSEGLMEATTYHQIEIFDAAVTFARSEGIAPAPESAHAIKCAIDEALKCKKTGEEKTILFNLSGHGHFDMGSYDKYFSGDLTND, from the coding sequence ATGGATCATACAAAGATTTTACTTGATGAAAATGAAATGCCAAAACAGTGGTATAATATACTTGCAGACCTGCCTGTTGAGCCGCCACTCAATCCGGCAACTAACGAGCCAATGGACCCCAAGGATCTTGAGCCTATCTTTGCAAAGGAGCTCATTCAGCAGGAAATAAGCACACAGAGGTATATTGACATTCCTGAGGAGATCCGGGAGATATACACTCTCTGGAGGCCATCACCTTTGCATAGGGCACACAGGCTTGAGAAGGCACTGGGAACACCTGCAAAGATATACTACAAGAACGAAAGTGTCAGTCCTGCAGGAAGCCACAAGCCGAACACTGCTGTTGCACAGGCATACTATAACATGAAGGAAGGCACAGAAAGGATAACAACCGAAACTGGTGCAGGCCAGTGGGGTAGTGCATTATCACTCTGCTGTAACTATTTTGATATGGAGTGTAAGGTCTACATGGTAAGCTCAAGCTATTACCAGAAACCATACCGCAAGTCACTTATCAATCTCTGGGGAGCAAATGTTGTTCCATCCCCAAGTAACGAGACACAGTTCGGAAGAAAAATCAGGGAAATGTATCCTGACACATCAGGTAGCCTTGGTATAGCTATCAGTGAAGCAATCGAGGAGGCAGCACTTAACGATAACACCAAGTATGCACTTGGCAGTGTCCTCAACCATACAAGCCTTCACCAGACCGTAGTAGGTCTTGAGACCCAGGCACAGTTCGATAAGACCGAGGATTATCCGGACATAGTCATCGGATGCTGTGGTGGCGGAAGTAACCTTGCTGGTGTTGCTCTCCCATACATCAGGGACAACCTTGCTGGTAAAACCAACACAAGGTTCATCGCAGTAGAACCTTCTGCATGTCCAACTCTTACAGCAGGCGAATTCAAGTATGACTTCGGTGACATGGCAAAAATGACACCTCTGCTTAAGATGTACACACTTGGTTCAGAGTTCATACCACCTGCAATTCACGCTGGCGGTCTCAGATATCATGGTGTTTCACCAATCATTAGTAAAATTGTTTCAGAAGGTCTCATGGAAGCAACCACCTACCACCAGATAGAGATATTTGATGCAGCAGTGACATTCGCACGCAGTGAGGGAATTGCTCCTGCTCCTGAATCAGCTCATGCTATCAAATGCGCCATTGATGAAGCACTCAAATGCAAGAAGACCGGTGAAGAGAAAACAATTCTGTTTAACCTCAGTGGACATGGTCACTTTGATATGGGTTCCTATGACAAGTATTTCAGTGGTGACCTGACCAACGACTAA
- a CDS encoding sarcinarray family MAST domain-containing protein, whose translation MNYKLGIACVLCLLVMFSTPVSSKSSNFNIDVYYNDQLYPGASTPKPLLKIGEPFKLRFEMTCYKRNDLSVMLTSIGENDFDILEGPTSKLGLFTDGVMEVNETRVFEWTVAPNEEWAGGSAPIDFYYQMTDLDTAKTITSGRFTAAYVTISEEYYDGLETTAAPIDDSDSQSSSPTTPAFTALAAASAMVAAVLLRKE comes from the coding sequence ATGAATTATAAATTAGGTATTGCATGTGTTTTATGTTTATTAGTAATGTTTTCAACACCAGTGTCATCTAAAAGTTCCAATTTTAATATTGATGTCTACTACAATGATCAATTGTATCCTGGAGCTTCAACTCCAAAACCACTTTTGAAAATAGGTGAACCATTCAAACTGAGATTTGAAATGACATGTTACAAAAGAAATGATTTGTCAGTAATGTTAACTTCGATTGGGGAAAACGATTTTGACATACTTGAAGGTCCAACATCAAAGTTAGGATTGTTTACAGATGGGGTAATGGAGGTAAATGAGACAAGGGTTTTTGAATGGACTGTGGCTCCAAATGAAGAGTGGGCTGGAGGAAGTGCACCAATTGATTTTTACTACCAAATGACTGATTTGGATACTGCAAAAACGATTACAAGTGGTAGATTCACCGCCGCCTACGTCACAATCTCCGAAGAGTACTACGATGGCCTTGAAACAACGGCAGCGCCCATCGATGACTCTGACAGTCAGAGCAGTTCACCAACAACTCCGGCATTTACAGCGTTGGCCGCTGCATCTGCTATGGTAGCAGCAGTCCTTCTCAGAAAAGAGTAG
- a CDS encoding mechanosensitive ion channel family protein: MSIDGSLSKSSTVAGIYILGILVVVNMIPSLEALSITLFASAGFAGIVLGLAAQSTLSNIISGISLAAFRPFRVGDLVTIRDEYGRITDITLRHTVVRTWDNRRLIIPNSVISEESIINWSIEDPTVNWPIDIGISYDSDIDKARNIMVCEARKNNNVMTLSQLRNHHPDIKKEDVISVRVRELGDFAVILRLLIWVEDRDIAYDNGCDLREAIKKRFDVEGIEIPFPYRTIVYKKDMESN; this comes from the coding sequence ATGAGTATTGATGGTAGTTTATCGAAATCCTCTACAGTTGCTGGTATCTACATTCTTGGCATCCTTGTTGTCGTAAACATGATACCATCACTTGAAGCACTTTCAATAACGCTCTTTGCCAGTGCAGGTTTTGCGGGTATCGTTCTTGGTCTTGCAGCCCAAAGTACACTCTCAAATATCATATCCGGCATCTCACTTGCGGCATTCCGCCCTTTCAGGGTTGGAGATCTCGTCACAATCAGAGATGAGTACGGGAGAATAACAGATATCACACTCCGGCATACGGTGGTGAGAACATGGGATAACAGAAGACTGATAATTCCAAACAGTGTTATTAGTGAGGAATCCATAATCAACTGGTCCATTGAAGACCCTACTGTGAACTGGCCAATTGATATTGGGATCAGTTATGATTCTGATATTGACAAAGCAAGGAACATTATGGTCTGCGAAGCCAGAAAGAACAATAATGTAATGACCCTGAGTCAGCTCAGGAATCATCACCCAGACATTAAAAAAGAAGATGTTATAAGTGTCCGGGTCAGGGAACTGGGAGATTTTGCAGTAATACTCAGACTACTTATATGGGTCGAAGACAGAGACATAGCATACGATAATGGCTGTGATTTAAGAGAAGCAATCAAAAAGAGATTCGACGTAGAAGGTATTGAGATACCATTCCCATACCGCACTATTGTTTACAAAAAGGATATGGAATCAAACTAA